In a genomic window of Chryseobacterium sp. G0162:
- the rny gene encoding ribonuclease Y, with amino-acid sequence MIEVIVGVVCLVIGAAVGMFFSRSSLNTKAKFIIDDANKNAENLIEKANVQAESIKKEKNLQAKEKFLELKSQHDADIQSREKKMQEVEKRTKDKEHKLNDELSKTGKLEKDLDRQIADYAKKNEILDRKQQELDVATAKKVEILEKISNYTADEAKAELVETMKAEAKTRAQAHVQGIMEEAQMNAKNEARKIVIQTIQRIGTEQAIENSVSVFNIESDEVKGRIIGREGRNIRALEAVTGVEIIVDDTPEAILLSCFDPVRREIARLSLHRLVTDGRIHPARIEEVVEKTRKQIEEEIIEVGKRTIIDLGIHGLHPELIKIVGRMKYRSSYGQNLLQHSREVANIAATMAAELGLNVKLAKRAGLLHDIGKVPEQESELPHALLGMQWAEKYGENPEVVNAIGAHHDEIEMKSLLSPIIQVADAISGARPGARRQVLESYIQRLKDLESAALSFDGVSSAYAIQAGRELRVMVESGKVNDEVASQLSYDISEKIQNELTYPGQVKVTVIRETRAVNIAR; translated from the coding sequence ATGATAGAAGTTATAGTCGGTGTTGTTTGTTTAGTAATTGGTGCAGCAGTGGGAATGTTTTTCTCAAGAAGCTCTCTGAATACTAAGGCAAAATTTATTATAGATGATGCTAATAAAAACGCCGAAAACCTTATAGAAAAAGCTAACGTACAGGCTGAATCCATAAAGAAAGAAAAGAATCTTCAGGCTAAAGAAAAATTCCTTGAATTGAAATCACAGCACGATGCTGATATCCAGTCCCGCGAAAAGAAAATGCAGGAAGTTGAAAAAAGGACTAAAGACAAGGAACATAAGCTGAATGATGAGCTTAGTAAGACTGGAAAACTTGAAAAAGATTTAGACAGACAGATTGCAGATTACGCTAAGAAGAACGAGATTCTAGACAGAAAACAACAGGAATTAGATGTAGCTACCGCTAAAAAAGTAGAAATACTTGAAAAAATCTCTAATTATACTGCTGATGAAGCCAAAGCAGAATTGGTAGAAACCATGAAAGCTGAAGCTAAAACAAGAGCTCAGGCACACGTTCAGGGTATTATGGAGGAAGCTCAGATGAATGCTAAGAACGAAGCAAGAAAGATTGTTATCCAAACGATTCAGAGAATCGGAACAGAACAGGCTATCGAGAACTCAGTATCAGTATTCAATATTGAATCTGACGAGGTAAAAGGTAGAATCATTGGTAGAGAAGGTAGAAACATCCGTGCTTTAGAAGCGGTAACAGGAGTGGAGATCATTGTTGATGATACCCCTGAAGCAATTCTTCTTTCATGCTTCGATCCTGTAAGAAGAGAGATTGCAAGACTCTCACTTCACAGATTGGTTACCGATGGTAGAATTCACCCGGCAAGAATCGAAGAAGTTGTAGAAAAGACAAGAAAACAAATTGAAGAAGAGATCATTGAAGTAGGAAAGAGAACTATTATTGATTTAGGAATCCACGGATTACACCCTGAATTAATCAAGATTGTTGGTAGAATGAAATACCGTTCTTCTTACGGACAAAACTTATTACAGCACTCAAGAGAAGTGGCAAATATCGCTGCAACTATGGCTGCTGAATTAGGATTAAACGTTAAATTAGCTAAGAGAGCAGGTCTATTACACGATATTGGTAAAGTTCCTGAGCAAGAATCAGAATTACCACACGCTTTATTAGGAATGCAATGGGCTGAGAAATACGGTGAAAATCCAGAAGTAGTAAATGCTATTGGTGCTCACCACGACGAGATTGAGATGAAGTCTCTATTATCTCCAATCATTCAGGTAGCCGATGCGATCTCAGGAGCAAGACCGGGAGCAAGAAGACAAGTATTGGAATCTTATATCCAGAGACTAAAGGATCTTGAATCTGCAGCATTAAGCTTTGATGGCGTATCAAGCGCTTACGCAATTCAGGCAGGTAGAGAATTAAGAGTAATGGTAGAGAGTGGAAAAGTAAACGACGAAGTTGCTTCTCAACTTTCTTACGACATCTCTGAAAAGATCCAGAATGAACTTACTTACCCTGGACAGGTGAAAGTAACTGTAATCAGAGAAACAAGAGCCGTGAATATTGCAAGATAA
- a CDS encoding 3-oxoacyl-ACP synthase III family protein, producing MPNTIIIGSGSYIPNRVIGRDYFMNSEFYTEDGVKIEKPVEETIAKFVEITEIENRRFIEDDLSNSQIGYEAAKIALEDAKVDGEELDYIIYASNFGEVTENGYADFMPTMAARVKNKLGIKNRKCVTYDMIFGCPGWVEGMILADNLIKAKVAKTILIIGAETLSRVTDPYDRNRMIFADGAGAVVVKATDEENVGIIAHNTICDNGPELNYLENQPSINKEVDQKRLYVRMLGRKIYEYALKNVPVAIKDTITDAGLSIEDIDKILIHQANAKMDYAMIERLHRLYDVKEYDHAISPMTIQNLGNTSVATIPTMYDLIIKGKMEGQSFKENGNIIMTSVGAGMNINAIVYRFP from the coding sequence ATGCCGAATACGATCATTATTGGCTCTGGATCTTACATTCCGAACAGAGTTATTGGTAGAGATTACTTCATGAATTCCGAGTTCTATACTGAAGACGGAGTAAAGATTGAAAAGCCTGTGGAAGAGACCATTGCGAAGTTTGTAGAAATTACAGAAATCGAAAACAGGAGATTCATTGAGGATGATCTTTCCAACTCACAGATCGGTTATGAAGCCGCAAAAATTGCCCTTGAGGATGCAAAAGTTGACGGCGAAGAACTGGATTATATTATTTACGCAAGTAATTTCGGGGAAGTTACTGAGAACGGATACGCAGACTTTATGCCAACGATGGCAGCAAGAGTGAAAAATAAACTGGGAATTAAAAACAGAAAATGCGTAACGTATGACATGATTTTCGGATGTCCGGGATGGGTGGAAGGTATGATTTTAGCAGACAACCTGATTAAGGCTAAAGTTGCCAAAACCATCCTTATTATCGGAGCTGAAACATTAAGCCGTGTAACAGATCCTTATGACAGAAACAGAATGATCTTTGCTGATGGTGCTGGTGCAGTAGTAGTAAAAGCTACAGATGAAGAAAATGTAGGAATCATCGCCCACAATACCATTTGTGATAATGGCCCTGAATTAAACTACCTTGAAAACCAACCTTCCATCAACAAGGAGGTAGATCAAAAACGTTTGTATGTAAGAATGTTAGGTAGAAAAATCTACGAATACGCTCTTAAAAATGTTCCTGTAGCCATCAAAGATACGATTACCGATGCCGGTCTTTCTATTGAAGATATCGACAAAATTCTTATCCACCAGGCTAATGCAAAAATGGACTATGCTATGATTGAAAGACTTCACAGGCTTTATGATGTGAAAGAATATGATCACGCAATCTCTCCTATGACGATCCAAAACCTTGGAAACACATCTGTGGCAACCATTCCTACTATGTATGATTTAATAATTAAAGGAAAAATGGAAGGTCAATCGTTTAAAGAGAATGGTAACATTATAATGACTTCGGTAGGTGCCGGAATGAACATTAATGCTATCGTTTACAGATTTCCTTAA
- the ubiE gene encoding bifunctional demethylmenaquinone methyltransferase/2-methoxy-6-polyprenyl-1,4-benzoquinol methylase UbiE, with protein sequence MFDNIAPKYDLLNRVLSMKIDILWRNKLVKWMKNDNPQEVLDVATGTGDLAITIEKGTGSKVVGLDLSQQMLNVGVIKIKKLKLDGKISMQKGDAENLPFEDNRFDAVSVAFGVRNFENLTKGLAELRRVVKDNKSVYILEFSKVEGFMGPLYMFYFKNILPAIGKLVSKDNRAYTYLPDSVNAFPFGEKMKQILLDTGFKKVEYKKLSLGIATIYKATK encoded by the coding sequence ATGTTCGACAATATTGCGCCGAAGTATGACCTTTTGAACCGTGTTTTATCCATGAAAATTGATATTTTATGGAGAAATAAATTGGTAAAATGGATGAAAAATGATAACCCGCAAGAAGTGCTGGATGTGGCTACTGGAACGGGAGATCTGGCAATTACAATTGAAAAAGGAACCGGTTCAAAAGTAGTTGGTTTAGATTTATCACAACAAATGCTCAATGTTGGCGTTATTAAAATAAAAAAACTTAAATTAGACGGCAAAATTTCCATGCAAAAAGGAGATGCAGAAAATTTACCTTTCGAGGACAATAGATTTGATGCTGTTTCCGTTGCATTTGGAGTAAGGAATTTTGAGAACCTTACCAAAGGTTTGGCAGAGTTAAGAAGAGTAGTTAAAGATAACAAGAGTGTTTATATACTGGAGTTTTCAAAGGTTGAGGGTTTCATGGGACCATTGTATATGTTTTATTTCAAAAATATATTACCTGCAATAGGTAAGCTGGTTTCCAAAGATAATAGGGCGTATACATACCTTCCGGATTCTGTAAATGCTTTTCCTTTTGGGGAGAAGATGAAGCAAATTCTTTTAGATACGGGATTTAAGAAAGTTGAATATAAAAAATTAAGTTTGGGTATAGCCACAATTTATAAAGCAACAAAGTAA
- a CDS encoding MFS transporter, giving the protein MQELSLSSKLKYIFSIPVIISALGYFVDIYDLLLFGIVRIPSLKALGLNPDADGTFILNCQMVGLLIGGVFWGVFGDKKGRLSVLFGSILVYSLANIACGFLPYFPKEHLVYQYAALRFIAGIGLAGELGAGITLVSESLPKNLRAIGTSVVAGFGLMGAVVAQLTVELAGGWNISYIIGGIMGILLLLLRISVSESGIYKNIEHKSVSKGNFLSFFTHKDRLIRYLKCIAVGLPTWYCIGILAVLANQFAPEFGIEDLNPGKAIMWAYVGISVGDLMSGFISHALKSRKMAIFYMLLFTLVGVGIMLFGNTNTETKYYLFCVWLGFGTGYWAMFVTLAAEQFGTNIRNTATTTVPNMVRGLVPVMILAFDSLKGNFSVVGSAAIVGLVVFGLAFYSSLTISETHDRDLEFTE; this is encoded by the coding sequence ATGCAAGAATTATCTCTGTCTTCAAAATTGAAGTACATTTTCTCTATTCCCGTTATTATTTCAGCCCTTGGCTATTTCGTAGATATCTATGACCTGCTCCTGTTTGGAATTGTAAGAATTCCCAGTTTAAAAGCATTAGGACTGAATCCCGATGCCGACGGAACTTTTATCCTGAACTGTCAGATGGTAGGGCTTCTCATCGGAGGAGTATTCTGGGGAGTCTTTGGAGATAAAAAAGGAAGGCTTTCCGTGCTCTTTGGATCTATTCTGGTTTATTCCCTGGCAAATATTGCCTGTGGTTTTTTACCTTATTTTCCAAAAGAGCATTTAGTATATCAATATGCAGCTTTAAGGTTTATTGCAGGAATAGGTCTTGCTGGAGAGCTTGGAGCCGGAATTACCCTGGTTTCTGAGAGTCTGCCGAAGAATTTAAGAGCAATAGGAACCTCTGTGGTTGCTGGTTTTGGATTAATGGGAGCGGTTGTGGCTCAATTAACGGTAGAATTAGCGGGAGGCTGGAATATCTCTTACATCATTGGCGGAATAATGGGAATTCTGCTGTTATTACTGAGAATAAGTGTTTCAGAATCCGGAATCTATAAAAATATTGAACATAAAAGCGTTTCTAAAGGCAATTTTCTGTCTTTTTTTACCCATAAAGATAGGTTGATACGATACTTGAAATGTATTGCTGTGGGATTGCCTACGTGGTATTGTATAGGGATTCTGGCTGTTTTAGCCAATCAATTTGCGCCTGAATTCGGAATTGAGGATCTTAACCCTGGAAAAGCAATTATGTGGGCTTATGTAGGTATTTCCGTTGGTGATCTGATGAGCGGTTTTATTTCGCATGCTTTGAAATCGCGTAAGATGGCCATATTTTATATGCTGCTTTTCACTTTGGTTGGGGTAGGGATTATGCTGTTTGGAAATACCAATACGGAGACAAAGTACTACTTATTTTGTGTATGGCTGGGCTTTGGTACCGGATATTGGGCGATGTTTGTTACGCTGGCAGCAGAACAGTTTGGAACCAATATCAGAAATACAGCAACCACTACTGTTCCGAATATGGTAAGAGGATTGGTTCCTGTAATGATTTTGGCTTTTGATTCTCTTAAAGGTAATTTTTCAGTAGTGGGAAGTGCTGCGATTGTAGGGCTGGTAGTATTTGGATTGGCATTTTATTCTTCATTGACGATCTCAGAAACTCATGACAGAGATCTTGAGTTCACTGAATAA
- a CDS encoding LysR family transcriptional regulator, whose translation MFDYRLKVFHTVASRLSFTKASEELHISQPAVTKHIKEIEVQLSTKLFDRKGTSIQLTQSGKILFEYAEKIRNIYRDLEFEISQINQQHKGKLIIGASTSVAQYILPEILAKFNAYYKDIKIELLTGNTEAISALLKEEKIDLGIIEGESQSSYFDYKTFKPDEIVLAAKSDHPLAHKTLNIKDLYQLNLIFREQGSGTLEFIQNRLKEKEININELNTVIQLGSSESIKNYLLHSDCMAFLSISTILNELKNNILTVIDIKNFSIERDFHFILPKGEQSELIELFLRFAE comes from the coding sequence ATGTTCGATTACAGGTTAAAAGTTTTCCATACCGTAGCTTCCAGACTGAGTTTTACCAAAGCTTCTGAGGAGCTTCATATTTCACAGCCGGCCGTTACAAAACACATCAAAGAAATTGAAGTTCAGCTGAGCACCAAATTATTTGACAGAAAAGGAACTTCTATACAGTTAACACAAAGCGGCAAAATCCTGTTTGAATATGCTGAAAAAATCAGAAACATCTACCGTGATCTGGAATTTGAGATCAGCCAGATCAATCAACAGCATAAGGGAAAACTGATTATTGGAGCCAGTACCTCTGTTGCCCAATACATCCTACCTGAAATCCTTGCTAAATTTAATGCCTACTATAAAGACATTAAAATAGAACTTCTGACCGGAAATACAGAAGCCATTTCTGCTCTTTTAAAAGAAGAAAAAATTGATCTGGGTATCATTGAAGGAGAATCACAGTCTTCATATTTTGACTATAAGACCTTTAAACCTGATGAAATTGTTCTCGCTGCCAAGTCAGATCATCCTTTAGCCCATAAAACACTAAATATTAAAGACCTTTATCAGCTTAATCTTATTTTCCGTGAGCAAGGTTCGGGAACTCTTGAATTCATACAAAATCGGTTAAAGGAAAAAGAAATTAACATCAATGAACTGAATACCGTTATCCAATTGGGAAGCAGCGAAAGTATCAAAAATTATCTTCTTCATTCGGACTGTATGGCTTTTCTTTCCATCAGCACCATTCTGAATGAGTTGAAAAATAATATTCTTACGGTTATTGACATAAAAAATTTCAGCATTGAAAGAGATTTTCATTTTATTCTGCCTAAAGGAGAACAGTCTGAGTTGATCGAGTTGTTTTTAAGGTTTGCAGAGTAA
- a CDS encoding polysaccharide deacetylase family protein, translating to MILLTFNIANIEAGTKNGSQITSDVRLKITEENTKAILRILDIHDIKASFFIEISLTEKLQNLIKAISSKGHEIAFYNQGSNLEEIENAKKNIQDLLEKQIRGIRQKDVKIPQENLKLLEFNYVSNIDNANILFPFKRLRRDTEITEEDGLSIVPESISPYSQLPYNDFVFQMLPMKYYENMVLETLQNEEFVLIYLNAWQFTDFKKHPFDIPFYRSLFSGKKMEDKLDALLTFLNERDMATSRMKDYIF from the coding sequence ATGATATTATTGACTTTTAACATTGCAAATATTGAAGCTGGAACAAAAAATGGCTCTCAGATTACCAGTGATGTAAGGTTGAAAATTACAGAAGAGAATACAAAAGCAATTCTCAGAATTTTAGATATTCATGATATAAAAGCAAGTTTTTTTATTGAGATTTCTCTTACTGAAAAACTGCAGAATCTTATAAAAGCAATTTCATCCAAAGGGCATGAAATTGCTTTTTATAATCAAGGTTCAAATCTTGAAGAAATTGAAAATGCCAAGAAGAATATTCAGGATCTTTTGGAAAAACAGATTAGAGGTATTCGTCAGAAAGATGTAAAAATTCCACAGGAGAATCTGAAGCTTTTGGAGTTTAATTATGTCTCCAATATCGATAATGCGAATATCCTTTTTCCGTTCAAACGCCTGAGAAGAGATACAGAAATTACAGAAGAAGATGGGCTGAGTATTGTGCCGGAAAGTATCTCTCCTTACAGCCAATTACCTTACAATGATTTTGTATTTCAGATGCTGCCAATGAAGTATTATGAGAACATGGTACTAGAGACATTGCAGAATGAAGAATTTGTGCTCATTTATCTTAATGCATGGCAGTTTACAGATTTCAAAAAACATCCCTTTGATATTCCTTTTTACCGAAGCTTATTTTCGGGCAAAAAAATGGAGGACAAATTAGATGCCCTCCTTACTTTTCTTAACGAGAGAGACATGGCTACTTCCCGTATGAAAGATTATATTTTTTAG
- a CDS encoding porin family protein, translated as MNKFLLKALVLTSVNVAVFANAQFRTRNRMDKLEDFDEQKFSWGFYLNGNKLDYRIVLHPTYGMKDNQNLVTSTKESYSFGAGLIAKWRLNDYLDVRVEPGLQFAQRQLTFNTQSNDAYAGGSVTNPPFTPIPLQEKDKVRDIKSTLVDIPVLLELHGRRWYNSRPYVAAGVNYVVNLQSNSSSTDDNMQQIFRSTTHNFAWSAEMGIQFYFNKFKLTPAIRGTFFMNNEKVADNATTPPYWASAVSTLQTRAVMFVLKFE; from the coding sequence ATGAATAAATTTCTATTAAAAGCACTGGTTTTAACCTCAGTAAATGTTGCCGTTTTTGCAAACGCGCAATTTAGAACCCGAAACAGAATGGACAAGTTGGAAGATTTCGACGAGCAGAAATTCAGTTGGGGTTTTTATTTGAACGGGAATAAGCTGGACTACCGAATCGTATTACATCCAACCTATGGGATGAAAGATAATCAGAATCTTGTTACCAGTACCAAAGAAAGTTACAGCTTCGGTGCCGGGCTTATTGCAAAATGGAGACTGAATGATTATCTGGATGTAAGAGTAGAGCCGGGGTTGCAGTTTGCACAAAGACAGCTGACTTTTAATACACAATCCAATGATGCGTATGCAGGTGGATCTGTAACGAATCCTCCTTTCACGCCGATCCCTTTACAGGAAAAAGATAAAGTAAGGGATATTAAATCTACATTGGTTGACATTCCGGTACTTTTGGAACTTCACGGAAGAAGATGGTATAACTCAAGACCTTATGTTGCAGCTGGGGTGAATTATGTAGTGAATCTACAGTCTAATTCCAGTTCTACAGATGACAACATGCAGCAGATCTTTAGATCTACCACTCACAACTTTGCGTGGTCTGCAGAAATGGGAATCCAGTTTTATTTCAACAAATTTAAACTGACCCCTGCCATTAGAGGAACATTCTTTATGAACAATGAAAAAGTAGCTGATAATGCTACCACACCTCCTTACTGGGCTTCTGCAGTCTCTACATTACAGACCAGAGCTGTAATGTTTGTACTGAAATTCGAATAA
- a CDS encoding YeiH family protein, giving the protein MKDFILNETTRKVIFIGMAVLCLTPLVSSPIALALGFALAVFMGNPFEKHLHHYIHLLLQISIVGLGFGLKLDEALHAGKTGLMLTVVSIISVMILGYFLGKIFKLERPLSYLLSAGTAICGGSAIAAVAPIIKPSTKQISLALAIVFTLNSIALFVYPAVGHLLHLSQEQFGLWCAVGIHDTSSVVGAASKYGNEALKIATTVKLARALWIIPVSLITMFIFKSKDSKIKIPWFIGYFILAILLNTYFPVMDQFSTIITSFAKSGLNLTLFFIGSTLSIQTLKTIGFKPLFTAVLLWVTISIGSLLYIIH; this is encoded by the coding sequence ATGAAAGATTTCATTCTCAATGAAACAACACGAAAAGTAATTTTTATTGGAATGGCGGTTTTATGCCTGACTCCATTAGTTTCTTCTCCCATTGCTCTCGCATTAGGCTTTGCCCTGGCTGTTTTTATGGGAAATCCATTTGAAAAACATTTGCATCACTATATTCATCTGTTGTTACAGATCTCTATTGTCGGATTAGGTTTTGGATTAAAACTGGATGAAGCGCTTCATGCCGGAAAAACAGGATTGATGTTAACTGTAGTAAGTATTATCAGTGTAATGATCCTGGGATATTTTCTAGGAAAAATCTTTAAACTTGAAAGACCATTATCCTATCTCCTGTCTGCCGGAACTGCCATCTGCGGAGGAAGTGCCATTGCTGCGGTTGCTCCTATCATCAAACCCAGCACAAAGCAAATTTCTTTGGCATTGGCTATTGTTTTTACATTGAACTCTATTGCATTGTTTGTTTATCCTGCTGTTGGACATCTTTTGCATCTTTCCCAGGAACAGTTCGGATTATGGTGTGCAGTAGGAATTCATGATACAAGTTCTGTGGTAGGAGCAGCCAGTAAATATGGTAATGAGGCTCTAAAAATTGCAACTACGGTTAAATTAGCCCGTGCTTTATGGATTATTCCGGTTTCTCTGATTACCATGTTCATTTTTAAAAGCAAAGATTCAAAAATTAAAATTCCATGGTTTATTGGTTATTTCATTTTGGCTATTCTGCTAAATACTTATTTTCCCGTTATGGATCAATTCAGTACTATTATTACCTCTTTTGCTAAATCCGGGCTGAATCTGACTTTATTTTTTATCGGTTCTACTCTTTCCATTCAAACTTTGAAAACGATAGGTTTTAAGCCTCTGTTTACAGCTGTACTGCTTTGGGTAACTATTAGTATTGGAAGCCTGCTATATATTATTCATTAA
- a CDS encoding NAD-dependent epimerase/dehydratase family protein, producing the protein MESYTERILITGALGQIGTELTNRLVEIHGAENVVASGLDRWQEGITSAGHYERMDVTNTQLVRQVVKDYDITTVYHLASLLSGTSEKQPIFAWKLNLEPLLHFCEMAKEGLLKKIFWPSSIAVFGKGIPKHDVGQEVVLNPTTVYGISKMAGEKWCEYYFDKYGVDVRSIRYPGLISWKTPAGGGTTDYAVEIFYKAIEDGKYTSFISEDTGMPMLYMDDAINATLKLMDAPKESLTVRSSYNLGGMSFTPKELAEEIKKEIPDFSIDYNPDFRQAIADSWPASIDDSVAKKDWGLAYDFGISEMTKDMIKNLRVKLAKN; encoded by the coding sequence ATGGAATCCTATACGGAAAGAATACTGATTACAGGTGCTCTGGGACAAATTGGCACCGAGCTTACCAATAGACTTGTTGAAATTCATGGAGCGGAAAATGTTGTCGCTTCAGGGCTGGACAGATGGCAGGAAGGAATTACCTCTGCGGGGCACTATGAAAGAATGGATGTTACCAATACTCAATTAGTGAGACAAGTTGTAAAGGATTACGACATCACTACAGTGTATCACCTTGCATCGCTTTTATCCGGTACTTCGGAAAAGCAGCCTATTTTCGCATGGAAATTAAATCTTGAACCACTTCTTCATTTTTGTGAAATGGCTAAAGAAGGGCTTCTTAAAAAGATCTTTTGGCCAAGTTCTATCGCGGTGTTTGGAAAAGGAATTCCAAAACATGATGTAGGACAGGAGGTAGTGCTGAACCCAACAACAGTGTATGGGATTTCTAAGATGGCAGGGGAGAAGTGGTGCGAATACTATTTCGACAAATATGGCGTGGATGTAAGAAGTATCAGGTATCCTGGGTTGATCTCCTGGAAGACTCCGGCAGGGGGGGGAACAACTGACTATGCTGTTGAAATTTTCTATAAAGCTATTGAAGATGGTAAGTATACAAGTTTCATTTCTGAAGACACAGGAATGCCAATGTTGTATATGGATGATGCCATCAACGCAACGCTGAAATTAATGGATGCGCCGAAGGAAAGTTTGACCGTTCGTTCGTCTTATAATTTAGGGGGAATGTCATTTACGCCAAAAGAACTGGCAGAAGAAATCAAGAAAGAAATTCCGGATTTCAGCATTGATTATAACCCTGATTTCAGACAGGCAATTGCAGATTCTTGGCCTGCTTCTATTGATGATTCTGTTGCTAAAAAAGACTGGGGATTAGCTTATGATTTTGGAATTTCTGAAATGACGAAAGACATGATTAAGAATCTAAGAGTAAAATTAGCAAAGAATTAA
- a CDS encoding metallophosphoesterase — translation MQKNFLIIAGIFLFLEVYIYQAVRTLTDNFWIRTSYWVISLIIYGIFAYEVTHYQRSDRSTLRAQIMISLFLVFILPKIFIVLFLLIDDLIRFGGYLIGFAKPAENFFPERRKFLSLVGLGMSGVLSALFIDGITFGKYRHKVRRVKVKFSNLPKAFKGYKIIQISDVHSGSFPDPSKLQHAVDLINEQKPDLVLFTGDMVNNVADEFKPFIPLFSQIKAKDGKLAVLGNHDYGDYVTWESPAAKKENLDTLIDYEKQAGFDMLRNEHRVIEKDSEKLYILGVENWGLKPFPQFGKIDDALKGVPESATKILMSHDPTHFDYVVKKHPENIHLTLSGHTHGMQFGLDLKNIKWSPVQYRYPKWADLYESEGKLLYVNRGFGVLGYPGRVGVLPEITLFELS, via the coding sequence ATGCAAAAGAATTTTTTAATCATTGCCGGAATCTTCCTATTTCTGGAAGTTTATATTTATCAGGCTGTCAGAACGCTGACCGACAATTTCTGGATAAGAACCAGCTATTGGGTAATCTCCTTAATTATTTATGGAATATTTGCTTATGAAGTTACCCACTACCAGAGATCAGACCGCAGCACACTGAGAGCCCAGATCATGATCTCACTATTTCTGGTATTTATACTTCCAAAAATATTTATTGTTTTATTCTTATTAATTGATGACCTCATTAGATTCGGAGGCTATCTGATAGGATTTGCAAAACCGGCTGAAAACTTTTTTCCGGAAAGGCGTAAATTTCTGAGCCTTGTAGGATTGGGAATGAGCGGTGTGCTTTCCGCCTTGTTCATAGACGGAATTACATTCGGGAAATACCGTCACAAGGTAAGAAGAGTGAAAGTAAAGTTCTCTAATCTACCAAAGGCTTTTAAAGGATATAAAATCATTCAGATCTCTGATGTTCACAGTGGAAGCTTTCCCGATCCAAGTAAACTGCAACACGCTGTTGACCTGATTAATGAGCAAAAACCGGATCTTGTTTTATTTACCGGAGATATGGTAAATAATGTAGCAGATGAATTCAAACCCTTTATTCCTTTGTTTTCACAGATTAAAGCTAAGGATGGTAAGCTTGCAGTGTTAGGAAATCACGATTATGGTGATTATGTAACCTGGGAATCACCTGCAGCTAAAAAAGAAAACCTTGACACTTTGATTGATTATGAAAAGCAGGCAGGATTTGATATGCTTAGAAATGAACACAGAGTCATCGAGAAAGACAGTGAGAAACTCTACATTCTGGGGGTTGAAAACTGGGGACTGAAACCTTTTCCTCAGTTTGGAAAAATTGACGATGCCTTAAAAGGTGTTCCAGAATCCGCTACAAAGATCTTAATGAGCCATGACCCTACCCACTTTGATTATGTAGTGAAAAAACACCCAGAAAACATTCATCTGACCCTTTCAGGTCATACTCACGGAATGCAGTTTGGGCTGGATCTTAAAAATATCAAATGGTCCCCTGTTCAATATCGTTATCCAAAATGGGCGGATCTGTATGAAAGTGAAGGAAAATTACTGTATGTAAACAGAGGATTTGGTGTATTGGGATATCCGGGAAGAGTTGGTGTTCTTCCAGAAATCACACTTTTTGAACTAAGCTAG
- a CDS encoding cell division protein ZapA — MEVRRITVNIAGRVYPLNVPAAEEETLRKVGKQIENMIKDFEQNFDVRDKQDALAMCALKLGTNAEVVSLNYEKNINSTNERLEQINQSLNEIGK, encoded by the coding sequence ATGGAGGTAAGGAGAATAACCGTAAACATTGCAGGAAGAGTGTATCCGCTGAACGTACCGGCAGCAGAAGAAGAAACGTTGCGTAAGGTAGGGAAGCAGATCGAGAATATGATTAAAGATTTTGAACAAAACTTCGATGTAAGAGATAAACAGGATGCTTTAGCGATGTGTGCCCTAAAACTGGGAACCAATGCGGAAGTAGTTTCTCTTAACTACGAAAAAAATATTAATTCAACCAACGAAAGATTAGAACAGATCAATCAATCGTTGAATGAAATCGGGAAATAG